The Pseudomonas triclosanedens genome has a window encoding:
- a CDS encoding EVE domain-containing protein, giving the protein MPRAYWLMKSEPDELSIHDLQRLKIARWDGVRNYQARNFMRSMAPGDLFFFYHSSCPEPGIAGVARIEGEPYADPTALDPGSHYHDPKASAEKNPWTARDVGFVEAFAAVLPLATLRAQPGLEEMPLVQRGSRLSVMPVTEAQWQIVMGLARK; this is encoded by the coding sequence ATGCCCCGCGCCTACTGGCTGATGAAATCAGAACCCGACGAACTGTCGATCCATGACCTGCAACGTCTGAAAATCGCTCGTTGGGATGGTGTGCGCAACTACCAGGCGCGCAATTTCATGCGCAGCATGGCGCCCGGCGACCTGTTCTTCTTCTATCACTCCAGTTGCCCCGAGCCGGGCATCGCCGGGGTCGCCCGCATCGAAGGCGAACCCTATGCCGACCCCACCGCGCTCGATCCCGGCAGCCACTATCACGACCCCAAGGCCAGCGCCGAGAAAAACCCTTGGACGGCGCGCGATGTCGGCTTCGTCGAAGCCTTCGCCGCGGTGCTGCCTCTGGCCACGCTCAGGGCCCAGCCCGGCCTTGAGGAAATGCCGCTGGTGCAGCGCGGCAGCCGGCTGTCGGTGATGCCGGTTACCGAAGCGCAATGGCAGATCGTGATGGGCCTGGCGAGGAAGTGA
- a CDS encoding NADPH:quinone oxidoreductase family protein produces MKAVLCKAFGPAESLVLEDVASPEPKKNEVLLQVHAAGVNFPDTLIIEGKYQFKPPFPFSPGGEAAGVVGAVGEKVTHVKPGDRVMALTGWGSFAEEVAVPGYNVMPIPDGMDFASAAAFGMTYGTSMHALKQRANLQAGETLLVLGASGGVGLAAVEIGKAMGAKVIAAASSEAKLEVAKAAGADVLINYSEGSLKDKLKQITGGQGVDVIYDPVGGDLFEEAFRSIAWNGRMLVVGFASGTIPSLPANLTLLKGASLVGVFWGSFAQRQPQDNAANFQQLFAWFAEGKIKPLVSQTYPLEQAADAINHLGQRKAVGKVVVTVR; encoded by the coding sequence ATGAAAGCCGTGCTGTGCAAAGCCTTCGGCCCCGCCGAAAGCCTGGTGCTGGAAGACGTCGCCAGCCCCGAGCCGAAGAAGAACGAAGTCCTGCTGCAGGTACATGCCGCCGGAGTGAACTTCCCCGACACCCTGATCATCGAGGGCAAGTACCAGTTCAAGCCGCCCTTCCCGTTCTCCCCGGGTGGCGAGGCCGCCGGCGTGGTCGGCGCGGTTGGCGAGAAGGTCACCCACGTCAAGCCTGGCGACCGTGTGATGGCGCTGACCGGCTGGGGCAGCTTCGCCGAGGAAGTGGCGGTGCCCGGCTACAACGTAATGCCGATTCCCGATGGCATGGACTTCGCCAGCGCGGCGGCCTTTGGCATGACCTACGGCACCTCCATGCACGCGCTCAAGCAGCGCGCGAACCTGCAGGCGGGCGAGACCCTGCTGGTGCTCGGCGCTTCAGGTGGCGTGGGCCTGGCGGCGGTCGAGATCGGCAAGGCGATGGGTGCGAAAGTCATCGCCGCCGCCAGCAGCGAGGCCAAGCTGGAAGTGGCCAAGGCCGCCGGTGCCGACGTGCTGATCAACTACAGCGAAGGCAGCCTGAAGGACAAGCTCAAGCAAATCACCGGCGGCCAGGGTGTGGACGTGATCTACGACCCGGTGGGCGGCGACCTGTTCGAGGAAGCCTTCCGCTCCATCGCCTGGAACGGCCGCATGCTGGTGGTGGGTTTTGCAAGCGGCACCATCCCATCGCTGCCGGCCAACCTCACCCTGCTCAAGGGCGCCTCGCTGGTCGGCGTGTTCTGGGGGTCGTTCGCCCAACGCCAGCCGCAGGACAACGCGGCGAACTTCCAGCAGCTGTTCGCCTGGTTCGCCGAAGGCAAGATCAAGCCGCTGGTGTCCCAGACCTACCCGCTGGAGCAGGCGGCGGATGCGATCAATCACCTGGGGCAGCGCAAGGCGGTGGGGAAGGTGGTGGTGACGGTGCGCTGA
- a CDS encoding 5-formyltetrahydrofolate cyclo-ligase gives MIHAASLSRPALRRQLRQARRALTPLQQRLAAQALYRRLAQHPLFRRARHIALYLPADGEIDPRPLMKAAQKRGKATYLPVLCAWPPTRMAFQRVGIGERWTRNRFGIGEPVRDRTRQRPTWALDLLLLPLVGFDPHGGRLGMGKGFYDRALAYLGVRKKWHKPTLLGLAHECQKVDRLELASWDVPLMGTVTDGGWYGRIALAPRSLRRPVE, from the coding sequence ATGATCCACGCAGCCTCTCTTTCCCGCCCTGCCCTGCGCCGCCAGTTGCGCCAGGCCAGACGTGCACTTACCCCGCTCCAGCAACGCCTCGCCGCCCAGGCCTTGTACCGTCGGCTCGCACAGCATCCTCTGTTCCGCCGGGCCAGGCACATCGCCCTGTACCTGCCCGCCGACGGTGAGATCGATCCACGCCCGTTGATGAAGGCAGCGCAGAAGCGCGGCAAGGCGACCTACCTGCCAGTGCTTTGCGCCTGGCCGCCGACACGCATGGCGTTCCAGCGTGTCGGAATCGGCGAGCGCTGGACCCGCAATCGCTTCGGCATCGGCGAGCCCGTGCGCGACCGCACACGACAACGGCCAACCTGGGCGCTGGACCTGCTGTTGCTGCCATTGGTTGGCTTCGACCCGCACGGAGGCCGGCTGGGGATGGGCAAGGGATTCTACGATCGGGCCCTGGCCTACCTCGGAGTGCGCAAAAAATGGCACAAACCGACACTACTGGGCCTGGCACACGAATGCCAGAAGGTCGATCGACTGGAGCTGGCCAGTTGGGACGTACCGCTGATGGGCACGGTGACGGACGGCGGCTGGTATGGCCGCATCGCACTGGCGCCGCGATCCCTGCGGCGGCCGGTGGAGTGA
- the rbbA gene encoding ribosome-associated ATPase/putative transporter RbbA, whose product MSGADRVAHLAGVSLRYGETRAVDDVCLEIPANRMVGLIGPDGVGKSSLLALIAGARKMQSGEIQVLGGDMRDPRHRRAVCPRIAYMPQGLGKNLYPTLSVFENVDFFGRLFGHDKAERERRIADLLHSTGLAPFAERPAGKLSGGMKQKLGLCCALIHDPDLLILDEPTTGVDPLSRNQFWELIARIRAGREGMSVLVATAYMEEAERFDWLVAMDEGKVLATGTPAELRAHTATQSLEEAFIALLPESKRAGHHRLVIPPRPQHGGAPQIAIEAEGLTCRFGDFVAVDHVSFRIERGEIFGFLGSNGCGKSTTMKMLTGLLPASEGTCALFGQPVNAKDMATRRRVGYMSQAFSLYAELTVLQNLELHAKLFHIPREQIGPRVEEMLQRFDLGRVKDELPDSLPLGIRQRLSLAVAVIHKPEILILDEPTSGVDPVARDGFWELMVELSRNDGVTIFISTHFMNEAERCDRISLMHAGKVLDSDTPLGLMQKRGLPTLEATFIAYLEEAAGSAPVPETAPASESSAGPGRYKGNDRFSWLRLFSYARREAMELRRDPIRLTLALVGTALLMFIMGYGINMDVEDLTYAVLDRDQTTTSQSYALNIAGSRYFVEHAPIQSPEELERRMRSGELSLAVEIPPNFGRDLKRGADPAIGVWIDGAMPTRANTVLGYVQGLHSSYLADLARQNGGAAASAAASTEVRYRYNPDVESLKAMVPAVIPLLLIMIPAMLTALGVVREKELGSITNLYVTPVTRLEFLLGKQLPYIGMGVVNFVLMLAMAVLLFQVPLKGSFLALLVGAFLYVVTSTGLGLLLSTFMKSQIAAVFGTAIATMIPAIQFSGLIHPVSSLEGAAAFIGELYPTSHFLIISRGAFSKALGFADLWGYYLPLLAMVVVLTLLSVYFLKKQED is encoded by the coding sequence ATGAGTGGCGCCGACCGTGTGGCTCACCTCGCCGGCGTCTCGCTGCGCTATGGCGAGACCCGCGCGGTAGATGATGTCTGCCTGGAGATTCCGGCCAACCGCATGGTTGGCCTGATCGGACCGGATGGCGTTGGCAAGTCCAGCCTGCTGGCGCTGATCGCCGGCGCGCGGAAGATGCAGAGCGGTGAGATCCAGGTACTGGGCGGCGACATGCGCGATCCCCGTCACCGCCGTGCCGTGTGTCCGCGTATCGCCTACATGCCGCAGGGGCTGGGCAAGAACCTCTATCCGACGCTTTCGGTGTTCGAGAACGTCGACTTCTTCGGCCGTCTGTTCGGCCACGACAAGGCCGAGCGGGAGCGGCGCATCGCCGACCTGCTGCATTCCACCGGGCTTGCGCCCTTCGCCGAGCGCCCGGCGGGCAAGCTGTCCGGCGGCATGAAGCAGAAGCTCGGGTTGTGCTGTGCGCTGATCCACGATCCCGACCTGTTGATCCTCGACGAGCCCACCACTGGTGTCGACCCGCTGTCGCGCAACCAGTTCTGGGAACTGATCGCCCGCATCCGCGCAGGCCGAGAAGGCATGAGCGTGCTGGTGGCCACCGCCTATATGGAGGAGGCCGAGCGCTTCGACTGGCTCGTGGCGATGGACGAGGGCAAGGTGCTCGCCACCGGTACGCCCGCAGAGCTGCGCGCGCACACGGCGACGCAGAGCCTGGAGGAGGCGTTCATCGCCCTGTTGCCCGAGAGCAAGCGCGCCGGCCACCACAGGCTGGTCATTCCGCCGCGTCCGCAGCACGGCGGCGCGCCGCAGATCGCCATCGAGGCCGAAGGGCTGACCTGCCGCTTCGGCGATTTCGTCGCGGTGGACCACGTCAGCTTCCGCATCGAGCGCGGGGAGATCTTCGGCTTCCTCGGCTCCAACGGCTGCGGCAAGTCCACCACCATGAAGATGCTCACCGGCCTGCTGCCGGCCAGTGAAGGCACCTGTGCGTTGTTCGGCCAGCCGGTCAACGCGAAGGACATGGCGACCCGCCGGCGCGTCGGCTACATGTCCCAGGCATTCTCGCTGTATGCCGAGCTGACGGTGCTGCAGAATCTCGAACTGCACGCCAAGCTATTCCACATCCCGCGCGAGCAGATCGGCCCGCGCGTCGAGGAAATGCTCCAGCGCTTCGACCTGGGCAGGGTCAAGGACGAGCTGCCCGACAGCCTGCCGCTGGGTATTCGCCAGCGCCTGTCGCTGGCCGTGGCGGTGATCCACAAGCCGGAAATCCTGATCCTCGACGAGCCGACCTCCGGGGTGGACCCGGTGGCCCGCGACGGCTTCTGGGAACTGATGGTGGAGCTGTCGCGCAACGACGGCGTGACCATCTTCATCTCCACCCACTTCATGAACGAGGCCGAACGCTGCGACCGCATCTCGCTGATGCACGCCGGCAAGGTGCTCGACAGCGACACTCCCCTGGGACTCATGCAGAAGCGCGGCCTGCCGACCCTGGAAGCTACCTTCATCGCCTATCTGGAAGAGGCCGCCGGCAGCGCGCCGGTTCCAGAAACCGCGCCCGCATCGGAAAGCTCCGCCGGGCCTGGCAGGTACAAGGGCAACGATCGCTTCAGTTGGCTGCGCCTGTTCAGCTACGCGCGCCGCGAGGCGATGGAGCTGCGCCGCGATCCGATCCGCCTGACCCTGGCGCTGGTTGGCACCGCGCTGCTGATGTTCATCATGGGTTACGGCATCAACATGGATGTCGAGGACCTCACCTATGCGGTCCTCGACCGCGACCAGACCACCACCAGCCAGTCCTACGCGCTGAATATCGCCGGTTCGCGCTACTTCGTCGAGCACGCGCCGATCCAGAGCCCCGAGGAGCTGGAGCGGCGCATGCGCAGCGGTGAACTGAGCCTGGCGGTGGAAATCCCGCCGAACTTCGGCCGAGACCTCAAGCGCGGTGCCGATCCTGCCATCGGCGTGTGGATCGACGGCGCCATGCCGACTCGCGCCAATACCGTGCTCGGCTATGTGCAGGGCCTGCACTCCAGCTACCTGGCGGACCTGGCTCGGCAGAATGGCGGCGCGGCCGCCAGTGCGGCGGCGAGCACCGAGGTGCGCTACCGCTACAACCCCGACGTGGAAAGTCTCAAGGCGATGGTGCCGGCGGTGATTCCGCTGTTGCTGATCATGATTCCCGCCATGCTCACCGCCCTGGGCGTGGTACGCGAGAAGGAGCTTGGCTCGATCACCAATCTCTACGTCACGCCGGTTACGCGCCTGGAGTTCCTGCTCGGCAAGCAACTGCCCTACATCGGCATGGGGGTGGTCAACTTCGTGCTGATGCTGGCGATGGCGGTGCTGCTATTCCAGGTGCCGCTCAAGGGGAGCTTCCTCGCCCTGCTGGTGGGAGCATTCCTGTACGTAGTGACCAGCACCGGCCTCGGGCTGCTGCTCTCGACCTTCATGAAGAGCCAGATCGCCGCTGTGTTCGGCACCGCGATCGCTACCATGATACCGGCCATCCAGTTCTCCGGGCTGATCCACCCGGTATCGTCGCTGGAGGGTGCGGCGGCCTTCATCGGCGAGCTCTATCCCACGTCGCATTTCCTGATCATCAGCCGTGGCGCCTTTTCCAAGGCGTTGGGTTTTGCCGACCTGTGGGGCTACTACCTGCCGTTGCTGGCGATGGTCGTGGTGCTGACGTTGCTCAGCGTGTACTTCCTGAAGAAGCAGGAGGACTGA
- a CDS encoding flagellar basal body-associated protein FliL has product MRAFLALLLVLSFSPFAAASEDAKPEDANKPIFVDLTPALVGNYGSGPRLKYFKADIALKVTGKEASEKVEHHEPLIRNQLVMLFAQQTDESLGSVDGKEKLRQEALKQVQDALQQEEGKPLVDDLLFNNLIVQP; this is encoded by the coding sequence TTGAGAGCTTTCCTCGCCCTGTTGCTGGTCCTGTCCTTCAGCCCCTTTGCGGCTGCGTCCGAGGACGCCAAGCCGGAAGACGCCAACAAGCCGATCTTCGTCGATCTCACACCGGCTCTGGTGGGCAACTACGGCAGTGGTCCGCGCCTGAAGTACTTCAAGGCCGATATCGCCCTGAAGGTGACCGGCAAGGAAGCCTCGGAGAAGGTCGAACACCACGAACCGCTGATTCGCAACCAATTGGTGATGTTGTTTGCCCAGCAGACCGACGAGTCGCTCGGCAGCGTCGACGGCAAGGAGAAGCTGCGTCAGGAAGCGCTGAAACAGGTGCAGGACGCGTTGCAACAGGAAGAGGGCAAACCATTGGTGGATGATCTGCTGTTCAACAACCTGATCGTCCAACCCTGA
- a CDS encoding malonate--CoA ligase yields MNQSLFAEVGKHLPSDLSKPFIRTPDGGGYSYADMLRSTSQFAQALVELGVQPGDRVAVQVDKSPETVMLYLAVLRAGAVYLPLNSGYTGDELRYFLDDAEPSLFVCAPAFEAQARELAKISGVAHVETLGDAGDGSLMQRVHGKPGRFADVPRASSDLAAILYTSGTTGRSKGAMISHGNLVSNARALVDAWQITGEDWLLHALPIFHIHGLFVACNSLLMAGGSMLFLSRFDAAQMLKLLPQVNLLMGVPTFYTRLLDQPGLTREAVAHMRLFISGSAPLTAETHKAFSERTGMAILERYGMTETGMNTSNPLEGERIAGTVGFPLPGVELRITDPARAEPTLLPQGEPGMIEVRGPNVFQGYWRMPEKTAEELRADGYFMTGDIGFVDERGYVQIVGRNKDMIISGGFNVYPKELEEILDTLPGVAESAVIRVPHPDFGEGVTAVLVAGKGEAPTEAQVLAALDGRLARFKQPKRVLVVDALPRNVMGKVQKNVLREQFKGLYS; encoded by the coding sequence ATGAACCAGAGCCTTTTCGCCGAAGTCGGCAAACACCTGCCCAGCGACCTCTCCAAGCCCTTCATCCGCACCCCGGACGGTGGTGGCTACAGCTATGCCGACATGCTGCGCAGCACCTCGCAGTTCGCCCAGGCGCTGGTGGAGCTTGGCGTGCAGCCGGGCGACCGCGTCGCCGTGCAGGTCGACAAGAGCCCCGAGACGGTGATGCTCTACCTCGCCGTGCTGCGCGCCGGCGCGGTCTACCTGCCGCTCAACAGCGGCTACACCGGCGACGAACTGCGCTACTTCCTCGACGACGCCGAGCCTTCGTTGTTCGTTTGCGCACCGGCGTTCGAGGCCCAGGCCCGTGAGTTGGCGAAGATCAGCGGCGTGGCCCACGTGGAGACCCTGGGCGATGCCGGCGACGGCTCGCTGATGCAGCGCGTGCACGGCAAGCCAGGGCGCTTCGCCGACGTGCCGCGTGCCTCCAGCGACCTCGCCGCGATCCTCTACACCTCCGGCACCACCGGGCGCTCCAAGGGCGCGATGATCAGCCACGGCAACCTGGTCTCCAACGCCCGCGCGCTGGTGGATGCCTGGCAGATCACCGGCGAGGACTGGCTGCTCCACGCGCTGCCGATCTTCCACATCCACGGCCTGTTCGTGGCCTGCAACAGCCTGCTGATGGCCGGTGGCTCGATGCTTTTCCTGAGCAGGTTCGACGCCGCGCAGATGCTCAAGCTGCTGCCGCAGGTGAACTTGCTGATGGGCGTGCCGACCTTCTACACCCGCCTACTCGACCAGCCGGGCCTGACCCGCGAGGCGGTGGCGCACATGCGCTTGTTCATCTCCGGTTCCGCACCGCTCACCGCCGAGACTCACAAGGCTTTCTCCGAGCGTACCGGCATGGCCATCCTCGAACGCTACGGCATGACCGAGACCGGCATGAACACCTCCAACCCGCTGGAGGGCGAGCGCATCGCCGGTACCGTAGGCTTCCCGCTGCCTGGGGTGGAGCTGCGCATCACCGACCCGGCCAGGGCCGAACCCACGCTGCTGCCGCAGGGGGAGCCGGGGATGATCGAAGTGCGCGGGCCCAACGTGTTCCAGGGTTACTGGCGGATGCCGGAGAAGACCGCCGAGGAGCTGCGCGCGGACGGCTACTTCATGACCGGCGACATCGGTTTCGTCGATGAGCGTGGCTACGTGCAGATTGTCGGACGCAACAAGGACATGATCATCAGCGGCGGCTTCAATGTGTATCCGAAGGAGCTGGAAGAAATCCTCGACACCTTGCCGGGCGTGGCCGAGTCCGCGGTGATCCGCGTGCCGCACCCGGACTTCGGCGAGGGTGTCACCGCCGTACTGGTGGCGGGCAAGGGCGAGGCGCCGACCGAGGCGCAGGTACTCGCCGCGCTGGACGGCAGGCTGGCGCGCTTCAAGCAGCCCAAGCGGGTCCTGGTAGTCGATGCGCTGCCGCGCAATGTAATGGGCAAGGTGCAGAAGAATGTGCTGCGGGAGCAATTCAAGGGGCTGTATTCCTGA
- a CDS encoding HlyD family secretion protein produces the protein MTGNTKRWRTRGLIVVVLGVLAALAWQTFKPNGLGEGFASGNGRIEATEVDVATKLPGRVAEIMVDEGDFVKEGQVVARMDTQVLQAQLAQAQAEVRQAQNAKLTAESLVAQRTSEKTTAEAVVAQRQAELTAAQKRFSRTEQLVKRNALPQQQLDDDRATLQSAEAALAASRSQVVSAQAGIAAARSQVIEAQSAIEAATASTVRLQADIDDSLLKAPRNGRVQYRVSQPGEVLAAGGKLLNMVDLADVYMTFFLPSAQAGKVELGQEVHLVIDAVPEYVIPAKVSYVASVAQFTPKTVETANEREKLMFRVKARLDPGLLEKYITYVKTGVPGMAYLRLDPQVQWPADLQIKVPQ, from the coding sequence ATGACAGGAAATACGAAACGCTGGCGTACCCGTGGGCTGATCGTCGTGGTCCTCGGCGTGCTCGCCGCGCTTGCCTGGCAGACGTTCAAGCCGAACGGCCTGGGCGAGGGATTCGCCAGCGGCAATGGCCGCATCGAAGCCACCGAGGTCGACGTGGCCACCAAGTTGCCCGGCCGGGTGGCGGAGATCATGGTCGACGAAGGCGACTTCGTGAAGGAAGGGCAGGTCGTCGCGCGCATGGACACCCAGGTGCTCCAGGCACAACTGGCTCAGGCCCAGGCCGAGGTGCGCCAGGCGCAGAACGCCAAGCTCACCGCCGAATCCCTGGTTGCCCAGCGCACCAGCGAGAAGACTACCGCCGAGGCCGTGGTAGCGCAGCGCCAGGCCGAACTGACCGCCGCGCAGAAGCGCTTCAGCCGCACCGAACAACTGGTCAAGCGCAACGCGCTGCCGCAACAGCAACTGGATGACGACCGCGCTACGTTGCAGAGTGCCGAGGCAGCGCTGGCCGCGTCGCGTTCGCAGGTCGTGTCGGCGCAGGCCGGTATCGCCGCCGCACGTTCCCAGGTTATAGAGGCGCAATCGGCCATCGAGGCCGCCACCGCGAGCACCGTGCGCCTGCAGGCGGACATCGACGACAGCCTGCTCAAGGCGCCGCGCAACGGCCGTGTGCAGTACCGTGTGTCGCAGCCGGGCGAGGTCCTGGCGGCTGGCGGCAAGCTGCTCAACATGGTCGATCTGGCCGACGTCTACATGACCTTCTTCCTGCCATCGGCCCAGGCCGGCAAGGTCGAGCTGGGCCAGGAAGTACACCTGGTGATCGACGCGGTGCCGGAGTACGTGATCCCGGCCAAGGTGTCCTATGTTGCCAGTGTCGCGCAGTTCACGCCCAAGACCGTGGAGACCGCCAACGAGCGCGAGAAGCTGATGTTCCGCGTCAAGGCGCGCCTCGATCCGGGGTTGCTTGAGAAGTACATCACCTACGTGAAGACCGGCGTGCCCGGCATGGCTTACCTGCGCCTCGATCCGCAGGTGCAGTGGCCCGCTGACCTGCAGATCAAGGTCCCGCAATGA
- a CDS encoding cell division protein ZapA, with the protein MSQSNTLNVQILDKEYCIACPPDERVNLESAARYLDSKMREIRSSGKVIGADRVAVMAALNITHDLLHKQERQDQDSSSTRERVRELLERVDRALTSDPLTTDQRQGEV; encoded by the coding sequence ATGAGCCAGTCGAATACCCTGAACGTTCAAATCCTCGACAAGGAGTACTGCATAGCCTGCCCTCCCGACGAGCGAGTCAACCTTGAAAGCGCCGCACGCTATCTCGACAGCAAAATGCGCGAGATCCGCTCCAGCGGCAAGGTGATCGGCGCCGACCGCGTGGCGGTAATGGCAGCGCTGAACATCACCCATGACCTGCTGCACAAGCAGGAGCGCCAGGACCAAGATTCCAGCTCCACCCGCGAGCGCGTGCGCGAACTGCTCGAACGCGTGGATCGCGCACTGACCAGCGATCCCCTTACCACCGATCAGAGGCAGGGTGAAGTCTGA
- a CDS encoding malonyl-CoA decarboxylase, which translates to MNISFFQELLQSISERGRQLLESREPAPANAQALAQACHKLVSGHGEASGVALARQVLCAYRDCPPAQQKTFFDILLKEFAPPHDALAAACQRYLDDPSSSNTTALFEASEPPRQELFRRLNQAPGGTAELIAMRRVLLQELKARPELAAVDHDLQHLLASWFNRGFLVLRRIDWSTPASILEKIIQYEAVHAIKDWDDLRSRLQPADRRCFAFFHPALADEPLIFVEVALTRAMPGAIADILEPGAQAQPAEEPDTAVFYSISNCQDGLRGISFGNFLIKQVVEELAREIPGLRQFVTLSPVPGLRRWLDGLGDDARLGAAAAELLKALKPDAPPPPRTELPMLALAAEYFLHAKNGAGLPLDPVARFHLGNGARLERLNWRGDLSASGLHQAAGLMVNYRYELRQIEKNHEAYANQGTVAASPEVRKLATLSAKTKR; encoded by the coding sequence ATGAATATCAGCTTCTTCCAGGAACTGCTGCAAAGCATCAGCGAGCGCGGCCGGCAACTGCTGGAGTCGCGCGAACCCGCGCCGGCCAATGCCCAGGCGCTGGCGCAGGCTTGCCACAAGCTGGTCTCCGGCCACGGCGAAGCCTCTGGAGTGGCGTTGGCGCGGCAGGTGCTGTGTGCCTACCGGGACTGCCCGCCGGCGCAGCAGAAAACCTTCTTCGACATCCTGCTGAAGGAATTCGCGCCACCCCACGATGCGCTGGCGGCAGCCTGCCAGCGCTACCTCGACGACCCGTCGTCGAGCAACACCACCGCGCTGTTCGAGGCCAGTGAACCGCCGCGCCAGGAGCTGTTCCGTCGCCTCAACCAGGCGCCCGGCGGCACTGCGGAATTGATTGCCATGCGCCGCGTGCTGTTGCAGGAGTTGAAAGCCAGGCCGGAACTCGCGGCGGTGGACCACGACCTGCAGCACCTGCTGGCCTCCTGGTTCAATCGCGGCTTCCTGGTACTGCGGCGCATCGACTGGTCGACCCCGGCATCGATCCTGGAAAAGATCATCCAGTACGAGGCAGTCCATGCCATCAAGGACTGGGACGACCTGCGCAGCCGCTTGCAGCCGGCGGATCGGCGCTGCTTCGCCTTCTTCCACCCGGCCCTGGCCGATGAGCCGCTGATCTTCGTCGAAGTGGCGTTGACCCGAGCGATGCCCGGCGCCATCGCGGACATTCTGGAGCCCGGTGCGCAAGCGCAGCCGGCGGAGGAGCCCGACACGGCGGTGTTCTACTCCATCAGCAACTGCCAGGACGGCCTGCGCGGCATCTCCTTCGGCAACTTCCTGATCAAGCAGGTGGTGGAAGAACTGGCGCGGGAGATTCCCGGCCTGCGCCAGTTCGTCACCCTGTCGCCGGTACCTGGCTTGCGCCGCTGGCTCGACGGCCTGGGCGACGATGCACGGCTGGGTGCGGCCGCCGCCGAGCTGCTCAAGGCGCTCAAGCCCGACGCCCCGCCACCGCCGCGCACCGAGCTACCGATGCTGGCGCTGGCCGCCGAGTACTTCCTGCATGCCAAGAACGGCGCCGGCCTGCCGCTGGACCCGGTGGCGCGCTTCCACCTGGGTAACGGCGCTCGTCTGGAGCGCCTGAACTGGCGCGGCGACCTCTCCGCCAGCGGCCTGCACCAGGCCGCCGGGCTGATGGTCAACTACCGCTACGAACTGCGCCAGATCGAAAAGAACCACGAAGCCTACGCCAACCAGGGCACGGTCGCGGCCTCTCCCGAGGTGCGCAAGCTGGCCACCCTGTCGGCGAAAACAAAACGCTAG
- a CDS encoding ABC transporter permease, whose product MRKLANIFNLGIKEFRSLGRDYAMLILIAWAFSLGVYSSATGVPETLHHAPIAIVDEDQSQLSSRIVNAFQPPYFRTPEMIGHAQMDRGMDVGLYTFTLDIPPDFQRDVLAGRQPAIQVNVDATQTGQAFSGAGYIQNIVGTEVREFVSRYRAEAAMPAELAVRMEFNPNLTQAWFGAVMEVINQITMLSIILTGAALIREREHGTVEHLLVMPLTTFEIMMAKVWSMGTVVLVAAAISLQLVVRGWLDVPISGSVGLFLLGAALHLFATTSMGIFLGTVARSMPQLGLLVILTLMPLQILSGGTTPRESMPELVQNIMLAAPTTHFVSLAQAILYRGADLSIVWPQLLAIVGIGATFFFGALWRFRRTIGQMA is encoded by the coding sequence ATGAGGAAGCTGGCGAACATCTTCAACCTCGGCATCAAGGAGTTCCGCAGCCTGGGGCGCGACTACGCGATGCTGATCCTGATCGCCTGGGCCTTCAGCCTGGGCGTCTACAGCTCGGCCACCGGGGTACCGGAAACCTTGCACCACGCGCCGATCGCCATCGTCGACGAGGACCAGTCGCAACTCTCCTCGCGCATCGTCAATGCTTTCCAGCCGCCGTATTTCCGCACGCCGGAGATGATCGGCCACGCGCAGATGGACCGTGGCATGGACGTTGGCCTGTATACCTTCACCCTGGACATCCCGCCGGACTTCCAGCGTGACGTGCTGGCTGGCCGGCAGCCGGCGATCCAGGTCAACGTCGACGCCACCCAGACTGGCCAGGCGTTCTCCGGCGCCGGCTACATCCAGAACATCGTCGGCACCGAGGTGCGTGAATTCGTCAGCCGCTACCGCGCCGAGGCCGCCATGCCGGCTGAGCTGGCGGTACGCATGGAGTTCAACCCGAACCTGACCCAGGCGTGGTTCGGTGCGGTGATGGAGGTGATCAACCAGATCACCATGCTCTCGATCATCCTCACTGGCGCGGCGCTGATCCGTGAGCGCGAGCATGGCACGGTCGAGCACCTGCTGGTGATGCCGCTGACGACTTTCGAGATCATGATGGCCAAGGTCTGGTCGATGGGCACTGTGGTGCTGGTGGCGGCGGCGATCTCGCTGCAACTGGTGGTGCGCGGCTGGCTCGACGTGCCGATCAGCGGGTCGGTGGGGCTGTTCCTGCTCGGCGCTGCACTGCACCTGTTCGCCACGACCTCGATGGGCATCTTCCTTGGCACGGTCGCGCGCTCGATGCCCCAACTGGGCTTGCTGGTGATCCTCACGCTGATGCCGCTGCAGATCCTCTCGGGCGGCACCACGCCACGGGAAAGCATGCCGGAGCTGGTGCAGAACATCATGCTGGCGGCGCCGACCACACATTTCGTCAGCCTGGCCCAGGCGATTCTCTACCGTGGCGCCGACCTGTCCATCGTCTGGCCGCAGTTGCTGGCCATTGTCGGCATTGGCGCGACGTTCTTCTTCGGCGCCTTGTGGCGGTTCCGCAGAACCATCGGGCAGATGGCGTAG